A window from Fragaria vesca subsp. vesca linkage group LG5, FraVesHawaii_1.0, whole genome shotgun sequence encodes these proteins:
- the LOC101305951 gene encoding putative glycosyltransferase 5-like encodes MGQDGFISAQKRTSSGLPTTAAAAAGRASRPALPRGRQIQKTFNNIKITILCGFVTILVLRGTIGVGNLGTSDADAVNQNLIEETNRILAEIRSDADPNDPDEFLNGTQITSNPNVTYTLGPKIGNWDSERAQWLQSNPEFPNLVNGKPRVLLVTGSPPKPCDNPIGDHYLLKAIKNKIDYCRLHGIEIVYNLAHLDMELAGYWAKLPLIRKLMLSHPEVEWIWWMDSDAMFTDMVFEIPLAKYDEHNLVIHGYPDLLFDQKSWIALNTGSFLFRNCQWSLDLLDAWAPMGPKGPIREEAGKVLTANLKGRPAFEADDQSALIYLLLSQKDLWMEKVFVENSYYLHGYWAGLVDRYEEMIEKYHPGLGDERWPFVTHFVGCKPCGSYGDYPVERCLSSMERAFNFADNQVLKLYGFRHRGLLSPKIKRIRNESATPLEAVDKFDIRRHPVQGGSHS; translated from the coding sequence ATGGGCCAGGACGGTTTCATATCGGCCCAGAAGCGCACCTCCAGCGGCCTCCCCACCACCGCCGCCGCCGCCGCCGGCCGAGCATCCCGCCCGGCCCTCCCGCGCGGCCGCCAGATCCAGAAGACCTTCAACAACATCAAAATCACCATCCTCTGCGGCTTCGTCACCATCCTCGTCCTACGTGGCACCATCGGCGTCGGCAACCTCGGAACCTCCGACGCCGACGCCGTCAACCAGAACTTAATCGAAGAGACCAACCGGATCCTCGCCGAGATCCGCTCCGACGCCGACCCCAACGACCCGGACGAGTTCCTCAACGGCACTCAGATCACCTCTAACCCCAACGTGACCTACACGCTCGGCCCCAAGATCGGAAACTGGGACTCCGAGCGAGCCCAATGGCTTCAGTCCAACCCGGAGTTTCCGAACTTGGTGAACGGTAAGCCTCGGGTTCTGTTGGTTACCGGGTCGCCGCCTAAGCCCTGTGATAACCCGATTGGGGATCATTATCTGTTGAAGGCTATAAAGAACAAGATTGATTATTGTAGGCTTCATGGGATTGAGATTGTTTATAATTTAGCTCATTTAGATATGGAGCTGGCCGGGTATTGGGCCAAGTTGCCTCTAATTAGGAAGCTGATGCTTTCGCACCCCGAGGTGGAGTGGATTTGGTGGATGGATAGTGATGCAATGTTTACTGATATGGTGTTTGAGATCCCGTTGGCCAAGTATGACGAGCATAATCTTGTGATTCATGGGTATCCGGATTTGTTGTTTGATCAGAAGTCTTGGATTGCTTTGAATACGGGGAGTTTCTTGTTTAGGAATTGCCAGTGGTCTTTGGATTTGCTGGATGCTTGGGCTCCGATGGGGCCTAAGGGGCCGATTAGGGAGGAGGCCGGGAAGGTTTTGACGGCCAATTTGAAGGGGAGGCCGGCGTTTGAGGCGGATGATCAGTCTGCATTGATATATTTGTTGCTGTCGCAGAAGGATCTGTGGATGGAGAAGGTTTTCGTGGAGAATTCGTACTACTTGCATGGATATTGGGCTGGATTGGTGGATCGGTATGAGGAGATGATAGAGAAGTATCATCCGGGATTGGGGGATGAGAGGTGGCCGTTTGTGACACATTTTGTGGGTTGCAAGCCTTGTGGGAGTTATGGGGATTATCCGGTGGAGAGGTGCTTGAGCAGCATGGAGAGGGCTTTTAATTTTGCTGATAACCAGGTGCTTAAGCTTTACGGGTTTAGGCACAGGGGCTTGTTGAGCCCTAAGATCAAGAGGATCAGGAATGAGTCGGCCACTCCTTTGGAGGCTGTCGACAAGTTTGATATTCGGCGGCATCCAGTGCAGGGTGGATCGCACAGCTAG
- the LOC101296664 gene encoding uncharacterized protein LOC101296664, which yields MVAIRDSTSSVFPPINHENLHLPTSPSLSSSSSSSLSSFSPSDSDESGPVSPTKVNTQVGKCSELRSWVGLGVGLLRSRILGIGGLVKRWGFSSGYVVAVVFMVWSFYLRVKQRRYRRRCELVIKEKDEKISKLLNQIAQLNEVLVARHRVLASKLAN from the exons ATGGTAGCCATCAGAGACTCCACCTCCTCCGTTTTCCCTCCAATAAACCACGAAAACCTCCACCTCCCAACCTCCCCATCACTCTCGTCTTCTTCCTCCTCCTCTCTCTCCTCGTTTTCTCCGTCCGATTCCGACGAATCGGGCCCGGTTTCGCCGACGAAGGTCAATACCCAGGTCGGGAAATGCAGTGAATTGAGAAGCTGGGTGGGTCTTGGAGTTGGGTTGCTGCGTTCTAGAATTTTGGGGATTGGAGGGTTGGTTAAACGTTGGGGCTTTTCTTCTGGGTATGTTGTGGCGGTGGTGTTTATGGTGTGGTCGTTTTACTTGCGAGTGAAGCAGAGGCGGTATCGGAGGCGTTGCGAGTTGGTGATCAAGGAGAAAGATGAG AAGATTAGTAAGCTGCTGAACCAAATCGCGCAATTGAACGAAGTGCTGGTAGCTCGGCATAGAGTTCTGGCTTCCAAACTGGCTAATTGA
- the LOC101305669 gene encoding probable receptor-like protein kinase At5g61350-like, translated as MSAEAEPSSTAGFVSDGPDDVEDYISANEAEPALPWDIFSHVFDLVQKGNQAFREKRFEEAINCYSRANNIKPCDPVILGNRTAAYIRISKFLKRIPASASEYKARTGLDPTTHAELALKDVEKLLNVRSNSAKPYMLKAEALSLLEKYEMARDVILCGLQVDPFSNPLRTALQNLERLQVRLTGKTSHSQPERKAERSDDFDCTLCFKLLYEPVTTPCGHSFCRSCLFQSMDRGNKCPLCRTVLFFSPRTCAISVTLNDIIQKNFPEEFAERKAENDTMTNFGVDLMPLFVMDVVLPFQKFPLHIFEPRYRLMVRRIMEGNRRMGMVIIDSATGSIADYACEVEITECEPLPDGRFYLEIESRRRFRIIRSWDQDGYRVAEIEWVQDICPPEGSRERTELQELTNNAAEYARLWIGRGKRAASRDRRRLEKLLSVEAMMPSVQDPERFSFWLASLSNRRPHERLDLLRLRDTKERIQRGLIYLRAEEQGCQIMGRVTNGASSHVPPQLSPFSLLFLLFLFTFFTNLMHIVSAKGHSHSNSGTLTFTPSDNFLIDCGAPQEAKLPDGRTFKSDRETADLLSTNEDIKASADSINANVSSSVPPDSKVLFQTARIFSEDSLYTFHINQPGRHWIRLYFYPLPHQTYNLSDAVFSVQTDKYVLLHDFSASDKATLVFKEYLFNVSDTRFSLHFKPKKKSIAFVNAIEVVSAPDAIFNDSATTLPISNDFNGLQDFAFQIRYRLNVGGPLITPQNDTLQRTWEPDTAYNAFPQGSQNVSVAPNIVKYPNSGANSLIAPNWIYATAQHMQDSLTNNQNFNLSWKLSVEEDFSYLIRLHFCDILSKTLNNLYFNVYINGMVAVSNLDLSSLTGGLATAFYKDFLLNSTAVSILNNTIHIQIGPGTTQSGTHDGLLNGVEVLKLSNIAESLDGFFAVDGKYKGPVKSSKTLKIAAGVGLGMGVTAMFLLGAVYIRWKRRPQGWEKKDSFSSWLLPLHSGNSRLFSKSCKGSSRRSSSVFGSRKSKSGYSTYLSSIYYGRSFTFAELQAATQNWDEKEVIGVGGFGKVYLGVLEDGTKLAVKRGNPNSEQGINEFRTEMDMLSKLRHRHLVSLIGFCDENNEMILVYEYMSNGPLRDHLYGSNLLSLSWKQRLEVCIGAARGLHYLHTGAAQGIIHRDVKTTNILLDENFVAKVADFGLSKAAPSLEQTHVSTAVKGSFGYLDPEYFRRQQLTEKSDVYSFGVVLFEALCARPVICPTLPREQVSLAEWTMQWHRKGMIEKIVDPKIASSINAGSLKKYVEAAEKCLAEYGVDRPSMGDVLWNLEYALQLQETASQIDAQEDNTSSLISLDKASEKDETNTKDGSAVGSAVSEDSVVTAGNPLFSQMNVQGR; from the exons ATGTCTGCGGAGGCGGAGCCGTCGTCGACGGCGGGGTTCGTCAGCGACGGCCCTGATGACGTGGAAGACTACATTTCG GCTAATGAAGCAGAACCGGCGCTGCCCTGGGATATATTTAGTCATGTATTTGATCTAGTGCAGAAGGGAAACCAGGCTTTTCGAGAGAAACGATTTGAGGAG GCAATTAATTGCTACTCAAGAGCCAATAACATTAAACCATGTGACCCTGTTATTCTTGGCAACCGAACTGCTGCCTATATCAG GATCAGTAAATTCCTTAAACGCATACCCGCATCGGCTTCTGAATATAAAGCACGGACTGGATTGGATCCCACAACACATGCTGAA CTTGCTTTAAAGGATGTTGAGAAGCTACTCAACGTCCGAAGTAATTCAGCAAAACCATACATGTTGAAGGCTGAAGCTCTAAGTTTG CTGGAAAAATATGAAATGGCCCGGGATGTTATATTATGTGGTCTTCAGGTCGACCCTTTTAG CAATCCTCTTCGGACGGCTCTTCAGAATTTGGAGAGACTACAAGTTCGCCTGACGGGGAAGACGAGCCATAGCCAACCAGAAAGAAAAGCAGAACGGAGTGATGATTTTGATTGTACATTATGTTTCAAGTTACTCTATGAACCTGTGACAACCCCTTGTGGACATTCTTTTTGTCGATCGTGCCTATTTCAGTCGATGGATCGAG GTAACAAATGTCCATTATGCCGAACCGTTCTATTCTTTAGTCCTAGAACATGTGCGATCAG TGTCACTCTTAATGACATTATACAAAAGAACTTCCCAGAGGAGTTTGCTGAAAGGAAGGCAGAGAATGACACGATGACAAACTTTGGTGTTGATTTGATGCCGCTCTTTGTAATGGATGTTGTCCTTCCTTTTCAGAAGTTTCCACTACATATTTTTGAGCCTCGATATAGACTTATG GTGAGGAGGATAATGGAAGGCAACCGTCGGATGGGAATG GTCATAATCGATTCTGCAACAGGTTCCATAGCTGATTATGCTTGTGAGGTGGAAATTACTGA GTGTGAACCACTTCCAGATGGGCGTTTCTATTTAGAG ATTGAAAGTCGCCGAAGGTTTCGCATAATTCGATCTTGGGACCAAGATGG GTACCGAGTTGCAGAGATTGAATGGGTACAGGACATATGTCCACCGGAAGGATCTAGAGAGAGAACAGAA TTGCAGGAACTGACAAATAACGCAGCAGAATATGCTCGTTTATGGATAGGACGGGGTAAAAGAGCTGCAAGTCGAG ATCGAAGACGACTTGAGAAACTTCTCAGTGTAGAAGCAATGATGCCATCAGTTCAAGATCCTGAGCGCTTCAGCTTCTGG CTGGCTTCCCTTTCAAACCGACGTCCTCACGAAAGATTGGATCTCTTACGCTTGAGAGATACAAAAGAG AGAATACAACGGGGACTAATATATCTCAGAGCAGAAGAGCAAGGTTGTCAA ATAATGGGGAGAGTGACAAATGGGGCATCATCACATGTTCCTCCACAACTCTCCCCCTTCTCCCTTCTTTTCCTTCTCTTCCTGTTCACATTCTTCACCAATCTCATGCACATTGTCTCAGCCAAAGGCCATTCACATTCAAATTCTGGTACGTTGACATTCACTCCTTCTGATAATTTCCTCATCGACTGTGGCGCTCCCCAAGAAGCCAAGCTCCCTGATGGCAGGACGTTCAAATCGGACCGCGAAACAGCTGACCTCTTGTCCACAAATGAGGACATTAAGGCTTCAGCTGACTCCATCAATGCCAATGTCTCTTCATCTGTTCCACCTGATTCAAAAGTTCTGTTTCAAACGGCGAGGATCTTCTCCGAGGATTCCTTGTACACATTCCACATTAACCAGCCCGGCCGCCATTGGATTCGCCTCTACTTCTATCCTCTCCCGCATCAGACATACAACCTTTCCGACGCAGTTTTCTCGGTGCAGACAGACAAGTATGTTCTCTTGCACGACTTCTCTGCCTCGGATAAAGCCACATTGGTGTTCAAAGAATACCTTTTCAATGTCTCTGACACCAGATTCTCCCTCCATTTCAAACCAAAGAAGAAGTCCATTGCTTTTGTCAATGCCATTGAGGTTGTCTCTGCTCCTGACGCTATCTTCAATGACTCTGCCACCACTCTTCCCATATCCAACGACTTCAACGGCTTGCAAGACTTTGCTTTCCAAATCCGGTACCGGCTAAACGTTGGAGGGCCATTGATAACACCTCAAAATGACACTTTGCAAAGGACTTGGGAGCCAGATACTGCATACAATGCATTTCCACAGGGATCTCAAAACGTCTCAGTGGCTCCGAATATCGTCAAGTATCCCAACAGTGGAGCTAACTCGTTGATTGCGCCGAATTGGATCTACGCAACTGCTCAACACATGCAGGATTCTTTAACAAACAACCAGAATTTCAACCTCAGTTGGAAGCTGAGTGTTGAGGAGGACTTTTCCTACTTGATCAGGTTACATTTCTGTGACATACTGAGCAAAACCCTTAATAACTTGTACTTCAATGTGTACATCAATGGCATGGTGGCTGTCTCCAACCTTGATCTCTCTTCACTCACCGGCGGGCTAGCCACTGCTTTTTACAAAGACTTTTTGCTCAATTCCACGGCGGTCTCCATCTTAAACAACACCATCCACATTCAGATTGGTCCTGGCACTACTCAGTCCGGGACTCATGATGGACTGCTTAATGGAGTAGAGGTCTTGAAACTGAGCAATATAGCAGAAAGCTTGGATGGATTTTTCGCCGTTGATGGGAAATACAAGGGTCCGGTGAAATCATCAAAGACATTGAAGATAGCAGCGGGTGTGGGATTGGGAATGGGAGTGACGGCAATGTTCTTACTTGGCGCGGTCTATATAAGGTGGAAAAGGAGACCTCAAGGTTGGGAAAAGAAAGACAGCTTCTCATCATGGTTGCTCCCTTTACATTCTGGTAACTCTAGATTGTTCTCCAAGTCATGCAAGGGTTCTTCTAGACGATCAAGCAGCGTTTTCGGCTCACGCAAGAGCAAGAGTGGCTACTCAACTTATCTCTCTTCCATTTACTACGGCAGGTCTTTCACTTTCGCTGAGTTACAAGCTGCAACTCAGAATTGGGATGAGAAGGAGGTGATCGGAGTTGGGGGGTTCGGGAAAGTGTACCTTGGGGTGTTGGAAGATGGTACTAAGCTTGCTGTCAAACGAGGGAACCCCAACTCTGAGCAAGGCATTAATGAGTTCAGAACAGAAATGGACATGCTCTCCAAGCTAAGACATCGCCACCTTGTTTCACTGATTGGATTTTGTGATGAGAATAATGAGATGATACTGGTGTACGAGTACATGTCTAATGGACCCCTTCGAGACCACCTCTATGGCTCGAACCTGCTTTCATTGTCGTGGAAGCAAAGGCTCGAGGTTTGCATTGGCGCTGCTCGCGGCTTGCATTATCTGCATACTGGTGCAGCACAAGGCATCATCCATCGTGATGTCAAGACGACGAATATCCTCCTGGATGAGAATTTTGTTGCGAAAGTCGCTGATTTCGGACTGTCGAAAGCTGCTCCATCGTTGGAACAAACGCATGTCAGCACAGCTGTGAAGGGAAGTTTTGGTTATCTTGATCCTGAGTACTTCAGAAGGCAGCAGCTTACTGAGAAATCCGATGTCTACTCTTTCGGTGTGGTTCTTTTCGAGGCATTATGTGCAAGGCCTGTTATATGCCCCACTCTGCCAAGAGAGCAGGTGAGTTTGGCCGAGTGGACAATGCAGTGGCATAGGAAAGGCATGATAGAGAAGATTGTAGACCCTAAAATCGCAAGCTCAATCAACGCAGGTTCGCTGAAGAAGTATGTAGAAGCTGCAGAGAAATGCCTTGCGGAGTATGGTGTCGATAGGCCTAGCATGGGAGATGTGCTGTGGAACTTGGAGTATGCTTTGCAGCTTCAAGAGACAGCCTCACAGATTGATGCTCAGGAAGACAATACTTCGAGTCTCATTTCTTTGGATAAAGCAAGCGAAAAAGATGAGACAAACACAAAGGATGGCTCTGCGGTTGGTAGTGCAGTGAGCGAGGATTCTGTAGTCACAGCTGGTAATCCTTTGTTTTCTCAAATGAATGTGCAGGGGAGGTAA
- the LOC101305378 gene encoding formin-like protein 20-like: MALFRRFFYRKPPDRLLEISERVYVFDCCFSTDVLEEDEYKVYLGGIVTQLQDYFPDASFMVFNFREGDRRSQISDVLSQYDMTVMDYPRQYESCPLLPLEMIHHFLRSSESWLSLEGQQNVLLMHCERGGWPVLAFMLAGLLLYRKNYTGEQKTLDMVYKQAPKQLLHLLTPLNPQPSQLRYLQYISRRNLGADWPPSDTPLFLDCLILRNLPLFDNGKGCRPFIRVYGQDPSTPANRSSKLLFSNLKTKNNTHHYVQAECMLVKMDIRCRVRGDVVVECIHLDEDLVHEEMMFRVMFHTAFVRSNILMLSREDIDILWDAKEQFSKDFRSEVLFLDADAVLPNLTTVVASDDGNDTGTASPEEFYEVEEIFSNAIDGQDLKLAFDTALIHNNAPENIDQKEVWKEDTEPHSFQDCASDDGNHKKDRHVDSTTDAVKDIAVDDVKYKLEEVNSNLDAVKDIAVDDGDTNSNFILISADIPSHEGTKEVAEEVCENLEEMKDIIDGEDTTTQKLETKLIQQAEVSRPKSEKLQPPTSKPAVNTKTASETMLTKQKAKQQETQGPSARIAKPNAVSRWIPPNKGSHTNSMHVSYPPSRYNSAPAAFANSTASKDTNANARLKASSVNTASGTAPRDVASKLKNSDVEPLKHSESAPDTLASCLPSSVPPNQETHSSSVPTPQSPQQVVSVPPPPPPPPPPPPPLLGHNVVSLKSPSPPPPPPLPPTSGKDTGIPVPPIVPPPPPSLKAIGQNSGGILPSQPSSSLWKVGYSTASRGLLGSTQPSPPPPAPLSVQDALSALKLSVGIPTPPPPPPTHGAPPPPPPPPPPLSRGAPSQPPPPPPMQGTIPPPPPPPPPPLHRAPPPPPPPSYGAQPPRLMQGAPPPPPPPPLYGAQPPRVVQVAPSPPPPPPLPGAPPPPPPPMHGAPPPPPPPMYAAPPPPPPPMRGVPPPPPPPPGGGRAPPPPPPPGGSRVPPPPPPPGGSRAPPPPPPPGGSRAPPPPPPPGGGRAPPPPPLHGAPPPPPPPGARGPGPPAPPGPPGGAPPPPPPLGAKGNDARGLPSGRGRGLARPAMGPSATAPRRSSLKPLHWSKVTRALQGSLWEELQRHGGNQIAPEFDVSEIESLFSATVPKAANKSGDRRKSAGSKPDKVNLIDLRRANNTEIMLTKVKMPLPDMMAAVLAMDESVLDSDQVENLIKFCPTKEEMELLKNYTGDKETLGKCEQYFLELMKVPRVESKLRVFSFKIQFSTQASEFKRSLNTVNSACEEVRTSEKFKEIMKKILFLGNTLNQGTARGSAVGFKLDSLLKLADTRASTSKMTLMHYLCKGLASRSPELLGFHQDLVNLEPASKIQLKSLAEEMQALIKGLEKLKQELVASENDGPVSEVFRKTLKEFITVAETEVASVTNLYSVVGRAADQLALYFGEDPARCPFEQVTVTLLNFVRLFKKAHEENCKQAELDRKKAEKEAEMEKAKGVNLTKKPINNSISTPNKVIGYFPLLLKF, translated from the exons ATGGCGCTGTTCCGGAGATTCTTTTATCGGAAGCCGCCGGATCGGCTTCTTGAGATTTCTGAACGGGTTTACG TTTTTGACTGCTGCTTCTCCACCGATGTGTTGGAAGAAGATGAGTACAAAGTGTACTTGGGTGGCATTGTAACCCAGCTACAGGACTACTTCCCCGATGCTTCTTTCATGGTGTTTAACTTCAGAGAAGGGGATAGACGGAGCCAAATTTCAGACGTGTTGTCCCAGTATGACATGACAGTTATGGATTACCCTCGGCAATATGAGAGTTGTCCCCTGCTGCCACTGGAGATGATTCATCACTTTCTTCGATCAAGTGAAAGTTGGTTGTCATTGGAGGGACAACAGAATGTACTGCTGATGCACTGTGAAAGAGGAGGATGGCCTGTGCTTGCCTTTATGCTTGCTGGTCTTTTGCTATACCGTAAAAATTACACGGGGGAGCAGAAGACTCTTGATATGGTTTACAAGCAGGCTCCTAAACAGCTTCTCCACCTGTTGACTCCTTTAAACCCACAACCCTCGCAGCTTAGATATCTTCAGTACATTTCACGCAGAAATCTGGGTGCTGATTGGCCTCCATCAGATACACCACTATTTTTGGATTGTCTGATACTTAGAAACCTTCCACTTTTTGATAATGGAAAAGGTTGCAGGCCCTTCATACGAGTTTATGGCCAAGACCCTTCAACACCGGCTAACAGAAGTTCTAAGCTTCTCTTTTCAAATTTAAAGACTAAAAACAACACTCACCATTATGTACAG GCAGAGTGTATGCTGGTGAAAATGGATATCCGGTGTCGTGTTCGAGGGGATGTGGTAGTCGAGTGTATCCACCTGGATGAAGATCTGGTTCATGAGGAGATGATGTTCAGAGTTATGTTTCACACAGCATTTGTACGGTCAAATATATTGATGCTCAGCCGTGAAGATATTGATATTCTTTGGGATGCCAAGGAACAATTCTCAAAGGACTTCAGATCAGAG GTACTTTTTTTGGACGCTGATGCCGTTCTGCCTAATCTCACCACAGTTGTGGCAAGTGATGATGGAAATGACACAGGGACTGCTTCACCGGAGGAATTTTATGAGGTGGAAGAAATCTTCAGCAATGCCATAGATGGGCAGGACCTGAAGTTGGCATTTGATACTGCACTGATTCACAACAATGCGCCTGAAAATATAGATCAGAAAGAAGTCTGGAAGGAGGATACAGAGCCTCACTCATTCCAAGACTGTGCGTCAGATGATGGGAACCACAAAAAGGACAGACATGTGGATTCTACAACTGATGCGGTGAAGGACATTGCTGTGGACGATGTAAAATACAAGCTGGAAGAGGTGAATTCCAATCTGGATGCAGTGAAAGACATTGCTGTGGATGATGGGGATACAAACTCAAATTTCATCTTAATTTCTGCTGATATTCCAAGTCATGAAGGAACTAAAGAAGTGGCGGAAGAGGTGTGTGAAAATTTGGAAGAGATGAAAGATATAATTGATGGGGAAGACACTACTACACAGAAGCTAGAGACCAAGCTCATACAACAAGCCGAGGTCTCTAGACCAAAATCTGAGAAATTGCAGCCACCTACTTCTAAACCTGCTGTGAACACAAAAACAGCTTCAGAAACAATGCTTACAAAACAGAAGGCTAAACAGCAAGAAACTCAGGGCCCTTCAGCAAGAATAGCAAAACCAAATGCAGTATCTAGGTGGATTCCTCCTAACAAAGGCTCACATACTAATTCAATGCACGTTTCATATCCACCATCAAGATATAATAGTGCACCAGCTGCTTTTGCCAATTCCACTGCTTCAAAGGATACAAATGCAAACGCCAGATTGAAGGCTTCTTCTGTTAATACTGCATCTGGAACTGCACCAAGGGATGTGGCAAGTAAACTGAAAAATAGTGATGTTGAACCTTTAAAGCATTCAGAATCTGCACCAGACACACTTGCATCCTGCCTGCCATCAAGCGTTCCTCCAAATCAAGAGACACATTCGTCCTCTGTTCCCACGCCACAAAGCCCACAACAAGTAGTGTCCGTTCCACCACCACCTCCTCCTCCTCCACCACCACCACCTCCTTTACTAGGTCATAATGTGGTGTCGTTAAAGTCCCCTTCTCCTCCCCCACCACCTCCTCTTCCACCTACTAGTGGGAAGGATACTGGTATACCTGTGCCCCCTATAGTTCCACCTCCTCCTCCCTCCCTTAAAGCTATTGGTCAAAATAGTGGCGGTATTTTGCCTTCACAACCTTCATCCTCCCTTTGGAAGGTTGGGTACTCTACAGCCTCCAGGGGTTTGCTGGGAAGTACTCAACCATCTCCCCCGCCTCCTGCACCTCTTTCTGTTCAGGATGCTTTAAGTGCATTGAAACTTAGTGTTGGGATCCCTACACCACCACCACCACCTCCCACACATGGAGCCCCACCACCTCCACCACCCCCACCTCCACCTCTTTCACGGGGAGCTCCATCTCAACCACCACCACCACCTCCAATGCAAGGAACTATACCTCCACCACCTCCACCACCTCCACCTCCCTTACATAGAGCTCCGCCTCCCCCACCCCCTCCTTCGTATGGAGCTCAACCACCACGTTTAATGCAAGGAGCTCCACCACCACCACCACCCCCTCCATTGTATGGGGCTCAGCCACCACGTGTAGTGCAAGTTGCACCATCTCCTCCTCCTCCACCACCACTTCCAGGAGCTCCACCTCCGCCACCACCTCCAATGCATGGAGCCCCACCTCCGCCACCTCCTCCAATGTATGCTGCCCCACCTCCTCCACCCCCTCCAATGCGCGGGGTGCCACCTCCTCCTCCTCCACCACCTGGTGGTGGTCGGGCACCCCCACCTCCCCCACCACCTGGTGGAAGTCGAGTACCCCCACCACCCCCGCCACCTGGTGGAAGTCGAGCTCCCCCACCTCCCCCGCCACCTGGTGGAAGTCGAGCTCCCCCACCTCCCCCGCCACCTGGTGGAGGTCGAGCGCCCCCACCACCCCCACTGCATGGAGCTCCACCTCCTCCACCACCTCCAGGAGCTCGTGGTCCTGGGCCTCCTGCTCCACCTGGACCTCCAGGTGGTGCTCCACCACCACCACCTCCATTGGGTGCCAAAGGTAATGATGCAAGAGGCCTTCCTTCTGGAAGAGGGCGTGGATTAGCACGTCCAGCGATGGGCCCTTCTGCTACAGCACCTCGAAGATCCTCTTTAAAACCACTACATTGGAGCAAGGTGACAAGGGCATTGCAAGGAAGCTTATGGGAAGAACTGCAAAGACATGGAGGAAATCAAAT TGCGCCTGAGTTTGATGTGTCAGAGATAGAAAGCCTTTTCTCTGCAACAGTTCCAAAAGCTGCTAACAAATCTGGAGACCGACGCAAGTCTGCTGGATCAAAACCTGACAAAGTCAACCTG ATCGACCTGAGAAGGGCAAACAACACTGAAATTATGCTCACTAAAGTTAAGATGCCACTTCCTGATATGATG GCTGCTGTTTTAGCAATGGATGAGTCAGTATTAGATTCTGATCAGGTGGAAAATCTAATTAAGTTTTGTCCTACTAAAGAGGAGATGGAACTTCTGAAG AACTATACTGGCGACAAGGAGACCTTGGGGAAGTGTGAACAG TATTTTTTGGAGTTGATGAAAGTGCCTCGGGTGGAGTCAAAACTAAGAGTATTTTCTTTCAAGATTCAGTTCAGCACTCAG GCGTCAGAATTTAAAAGAAGTTTAAACACAGTAAACTCTGCATGCGAGGAG GTCCGAACTTCTGAAAAGTTCAAGGAAATTATGAAGAAAATTCTTTTTCTTGGGAATACATTGAACCAAGGAACTGCAAGGG GTTCTGCTGTTGGGTTCAAGTTGGACAGTCTTCTGAAGCTTGCTGATACTCGTGCTTCTACTAGTAAGATGACACTTATGCATTATCTCTGTAAG GGTCTTGCTTCCAGATCTCCTGAACTTCTTGGTTTTCACCAGGACCTTGTCAACCTGGAACCTGCATCAAAG ATACAACTGAAGTCTTTAGCAGAAGAAATGCAAGCTTTAATCAAGGGGTTAGAAAAGCTCAAGCAGGAGCTGGTGGCATCAGAAAATGATGGCCCTGTTTCAGAGGTTTTCCGTAAG ACATTGAAGGAGTTCATTACTGTTGCTGAGACTGAAGTGGCATCTGTGACGAATCTGTATTCTGTGGTG GGTAGAGCGGCTGATCAACTTGCATTATATTTTGGTGAGGATCCTGCCCGTTGCCCATTTGAGCAAG TTACTGTGACTCTCTTAAACTTTGTGAGGCTGTTTAAGAAAGCACACGAAGAGAATTGCAAACAGGCTGAATTGGATAGGAAGAAAGCTGAGAAGGAAGCAGAAATGGAAAAGGCCAAAGGTGTTAACCTTACAAAAAAA CCAATTAACAATTCTATATCCACACCCAATAAAGTAATCGGTTATTTTCCGTTGCTTTTAAAGTTTTAA